The DNA segment TCATgatattagaaaatatatttctgGTAATTCCAGTTCCATGAACCTTTATTCCTGAAGTCATATCAGGTTTTCCATCTTCCTAATTGCACTTCTAAGTACATATCTTTAAGTGCAATCTTCTGATATCTGATATCTTGCTTTTTAGTTTAAGGATATTGGATTTACATAGATGCCACTTTGGCCACCATTTGCATTCACAAGTACCTCCACGAAAACTACTTTAACTGTTTCTTCCCATGCACGCAACATTAATTaagtacacaattttttttttatcttttgggTCAAATATGCTTGTTACAAATATGTAAAGCAATGACAGTGTTTGggtttctaaaaaaattattaaatgaggATTTTTTAGAGTGCCAAATACAAAACTAAACCTATAGAAAGAAGGAAATTTTCTAAAACACACTAACACGAGAAGAAATCACAAGTAGCTGTTTAACTTGCAAGTTTTGAACCATTTTCTTCCTTAAGACAATATATATGTTCATTATCCAGTGTCATTGAATTTGAGAAATCAATACACATTCGTAACAAAAATTTGAGATATTAATTAACATCATGACTCTTAGCTGTATtgattattaaatcatattggATTGGTTAAACAACTAACCAATCTCAAAATTATGTAAAACCTATTCAAGGTCATGTTACGATTTATATTAGGTTCTTTCGGGGAGATGGTATTCATATCtaattataaagtaaaatacatctttttattgtatattttgTTTATGGATTTATGTAAAAGATTAAAGTACTtcatatattcttttattaatatattattaaaaaaaatccaagatATATCACAGTTATACTATTCAATCTGTTTGAACAATGGCTTGTTAATCAAAGTAATAACCTAGATTAATAAAGCTTGTTTAATACATGTATGATCTATTTACCTTATCAAATCCTAGCATGTCTCCAATGTTCTCAACATTTTACAAAGATCTCATTATATGTTTCTATTGGCATTCGGAATGGAAGAGTTATGTACCAGACGAAAAGATTGGATAATTTTCTTCATAAAATTTTTTGTACCACTGTTAATTCAGGAAGTTTTTGCTTTCTCAAGTTTATATTTGTAACATGATAATTTTATGTTTGTCAGATAGTTTTGGTGGATGTTGTTTGGGTAAAGGAGACTAAAACTTTtacaattatataattatgatacATTAAAGTATACGATTTagaatatttttatgaaatattttatttatttatttattttattttttgccaataaaaaattatgtttcaaCTGGTATGCTATGGGTGCTTACTTCTTCTTTTAAGTTTATTATGAGTAATGTTGGAAGCAACTTGCTCCTCATGCACAACTAACTTACTCAACTATTAGCTTTTGCCTGTAGTAGCTTTGACACACATGCCAATAACTATTTCCCCCctttttttcatacaagatAAAACTTTGTAAAACCTTTCATGATAATGTAGCTGAAAAATAGATGTATTGTGCTTTATCAACTTTTTGTCCTATATATCACTCAACATATTCTATCATATATATTTTGTCAACTATGATCAGTGTCTAATTAAAACTTCATTGCCACATATAAAACTTAAATGGTAtcaaattagtaaaaaaaaacgATGATCCGAAACCCAGTTGCTGATACTTTCTCTTATAGCAGTAACCTTGTGATATAAGTCATATGTTTTCACATAAAATTTTGGAAGGTGTTATTACTCCATTTAAACCAAAAAAGCTCCATGCATGGAATCAATAAATTAGTTAAActaaagtaataaaatataatggTATGATGTAATGAAATATAAAGCAAACTAAAGAAGAAGTATGCAATATAAATAATTGAGTTGCAAGGAAAAAGTTTAAGTTGAACTACAGCCTTTTACAGAGATGGATGAAAATGTAGAGAACTTTTGTCATAGAAATACCAGGACAAAATGGATGGTTTTGAAATAGAGTACGAAAGAGGGGACCCTATAGTGCATCTTATGGTCAAAACTCTAATAATAGCCCACCAAATATTACAACTGATTATATATCTATACCTATTTTCTCCCTTCCCTTTCAATATTTGACTTCAAGTTAAACCTGCTCTCAATTAATATTCATCAACCATGTATTATTCTCTTCACCATTTTATGCAGTATTTTCCAGCATCCATTTGTTTCTCAAAAACAAAAGTCTAAGATGAATGATGCCAATAAATCTTGTGACTTGTGATCAggatttgattaaattattcaCTACCGACACACTTTTTCCAGAAAAAGACATTTTACCTTCATTCCCCCGGGTATAATGCCTGTGATATTGCCAGTGTACTCAACCACAAACACTTCTGTTCATAGACAGTTTCACACAccaaaacttttattttcatttctcCCACATCTTCAATATCTTCTACTTATTATATTCAATGAAGCTCATTTCATTGGGTAGTTGAGCACAGTTCAAATCCTAGTTATTATGGCTTCCTTTTATCCAAAATCAAGTGCtgctttaaattcagttttgcaAACATATACCAAATGAAtcattttattaagaaaaaattgaaCTTGCACGTGATATGAACATCACTCATTATGgtccttaaaataaaataaaatatctgtTTTGAGCAAATAATTAATCAAGCTTTGAATATTACCTCGGATGAAGGCTGTTCTTGACAACTTTCTGGCCATATTTCCTCCATTTGTAACCATCATCAAGCACATCTACATCGCTTCTTGTTTGGAAACAAAACCTTGGTTCTCTAAGTTTTCTCCTTATCTTCACCTTGTTCTTCTCTGTAGCTGCTGCGCTCCTCCACCTACCACAACACACAATATATATAACGTAATTAACATGATTCAGAATATTCTTCATTACCTTTAATCACGTCTCTTGAATCCAaagaaacatttaaaataatatagcaATAAGAGAAAATGGACAAGTGATCTGTTTGAGAGAGAATAAACATGTGAAATCAAATATCAGAAGTGTATTCGAGATTCAACAAGTTTATCTGCACTTTGTGGTTTCATTTCAGTTCTTGATGTCACAGAAAATTGTAGATAAATACATAATGTGATCACATAAACTAAAACTAATTGTGGGTAAAATGCGTCACACAGTCCCAAATAGTGGTGAAAATAATCACAAAAACTCAAAAAATGTTGATGTTGGAAAAAAATCACGAATTGGAAGTGCTTTTTAAAACCTTGAATCCAGACAAATAAGCAATCAATCGCTTTCCTATAAAGATTGGAGACCTTTACAATTTGATCTGATGCCTGAAGAAATATATCTCTTTAACTGGAATATAAACAAATATCTACGTGCATGcacttggagagagagagagagaaaggaaaTTGAAGCTATAATAGGAAGAAGGATATATACCAAACGTTGTTGTTGCCTTCACTAGCATTTTCAGTGCAGTTTTCTTCATCTGCAGCCTTTGGATCCAGAGTTCCCACCTGAAATACCATAAGCAAAAAATCCTTCTTACAAGatggaataataataaaaatacccTAATTAAGATCGATAAGGACATAgaagagaaaagagaattatTATATAAGGGTGAAGATTAGAGAGGTTGATTTTGAATGAAGGAGATTAATTTTGCAAAGTAGTGGTGAAAGTGAATAAGCACCTGGTCGTTATTCCAAGTTTTGGTGACAAGTGGAGTGTGATTCATGAATCCGATGGTTGCTGCAGTTGTAGTGGTAGTATTAACAACTACATCAGTATTTAAGGATTGAGAGAGGTGAGAAGATTGAGATTGTGAAGAGGGTGATAAGAAGCCAAGGACCTGGTTTTCTTCATACTGAACAAAACCCAATTCGTGTATGGCTTGTGGGGTGTTGGTGAATGAAACTTGAAGCTCATAATTGGGAGCACCACCTCTCTCTCCTTCCATATATGGTTTCAATTTGAATTTGGTCTCGAACTGGTGTTTTGGTTCGTGTGCTTCCTAGGTAGATAGCTAACTATAGCTCTTCTTCTCGTATAATACCTCAAATCCTATGCCAAGTGATTGGAAAGAACACGGGAATTAAGGGTAATTCAGCAGAGCAGGACAAGGGTTTTGTACTTGGTCAACTGCTACTATGGAAATTATTCCTTCCCTTTTCTTTAAGGTAGTCTAGTCTATTCTAGTATTCTACGCACACACTCCCTCCTAAAATACACCTACATTGTCCCACACAAGTCTTTTTCTCAAGGGACTTTCTCTCAATTATCGTCCATGAGGGAAATCATATTACCAATCTCTTATCTTatttaattcataaataattatatatatatatatgaagtagt comes from the Phaseolus vulgaris cultivar G19833 chromosome 8, P. vulgaris v2.0, whole genome shotgun sequence genome and includes:
- the LOC137826977 gene encoding probable WRKY transcription factor 12 produces the protein MEGERGGAPNYELQVSFTNTPQAIHELGFVQYEENQVLGFLSPSSQSQSSHLSQSLNTDVVVNTTTTTAATIGFMNHTPLVTKTWNNDQVGTLDPKAADEENCTENASEGNNNVWWRSAAATEKNKVKIRRKLREPRFCFQTRSDVDVLDDGYKWRKYGQKVVKNSLHPRSYYRCTHNNCRVKKRVERLSEDCRMVITTYEGRHNHSPCEDSNSSEHECFTSF